The following nucleotide sequence is from Glycine max cultivar Williams 82 chromosome 9, Glycine_max_v4.0, whole genome shotgun sequence.
ATTTACCACAGCAGTTAAATCCATTATAATCTGATATAAATTACTTTGCTTAGACATATCAAAGACTTTATTCAATCCCCATTTGTCTAAGGTGCAATAAGGTTATTAGTGCTGTTCTCtcttcttgaacttctctttattCCTCAGATcctggattaaaggaaaaacatAAACACCAGCCAGAAGATTCCTGAGCCTTGTTTTGCATAATTCTTgaggaaggaaaataaaaaaaagagcaaaatgTCATTCACAGGAACTACAGATAAATGCAAGGCTTGTGATAAGACTGTTTATGTGGTTGACATGTTAACTCTTGAAGGTATACCTTACCATAAAAACTGCTTCAGATGCAGTCACTGCAAGGGGTGCCTTACGGTATGATTCTTCCACAccctttgttgttgttattcaATTCTTCAATTTGTTGCTATAAATATGTTTGCTAAATATGCTTGTTTCATTATTGTCTCATTCTTAGAATGTTTTATGGTTGAATATGGCATTCAATAGTTTGTAATGACATCAAAATCATATAGAAAAGAAGCATGCAATTACTTTGCTATTACATGCACAACTCATTCATGAAATGAAGTAAAATGCTTTGGTATCTAGCACATTATTGAATTCCATGGATTACCAATTTTGATTATCTTGGATTCCTAGTGCTAGAATTTAAAATGTGTAATGACATTATCACCAAGCTTGTACTTTGATATGGTTTGATACAATGAAAGAAGACATTTATGTAGTTTAAACTTGTTCCAAACTTTGGCGCTAATGGtgcaatatattttattttggttatcaGATGAGCACCTACTCCTCAATGGATGGTGTCCTCTATTGCAAGCCACACTTTGAACAACTTTTCAAGGAATCTGGCAATTTCAGCAAGAACTTTCAAACAGGTAAGATGTAACCATCTtttgttcagcactttgtttactatttttattcaaCCACAATCTCATTAGGTACAAATTATTATGCACCTGTCACTTTCTATTGACTTGGCTAACATGTTATGTTGTTTTTCATGAACAAAATTGCGGCACAGCAAAGTCTTCTGATAAACAAAATGAGACGGTGTGTTCACTATCCAACCTAAACACATGTTTCCATTTTGACTATAGGGGTGTTTTACTTGggacatcatcatcatcatcattattgaaAACCTTTTTTATAATAAGCTTGAGTCATAAAGCagctatataattttattctttcaaatattCTTGTGTAATCTTCATTTACAGCATAAGACCCCCAACAGACTCTCATCCATGTTCAGTGGAACTCTAGACAAATGCTCAGTTTGTTCAAAAACAGTCTATCCTCTGGAAAAGGTTTGTAATATCAGCAAACTCTATTGTAAGACTCACAATCAATAATGACACAAAggaattataagatttttttcccCATTACTATCTTAGACACATTTTACGGTGTCTTTGTAAACAGATAAAGCATATATGTGGTTCTTTAGGTGATTTTCGTGTTGTTCATCAATCAGAATTTCAGTTTCACCTCAATGATTTGCGTAATATATGTTTACATTAAAGATTCTCGAGATAAAACTCTAATTCTGATTGGAGAACAGCGTGAAAAGCACCTAAGGAATTGAATCTAAGTTTTGTCTTTATAAACTGATTTCTTAATTATCACCTAGATTAGACATTTTGGTTGAACTGAACTAATTACAGAACTTTTGCTTGTTAAACAGATGACACTTGAAGGGGAATGCTATCACAAGAATTGCTTCAGATGTGCTCATGCAGGTTGCCACCTCACACATTCCTCCTATGCTGCCCTGGATGGTGTCCTCTACTGCAGGCATCATTTCCAACAACTTTTCATGGAGAAAGGGAACTACCATCATGTACTCCAATCTGCTAACCACAAGAAGAATGCCACACAATCTCCTGCTGAACCTGCTGAACCTGCAgctgaaggagaagaagagccTCCAAAGCCAGAAGAATCTGATTCTGAGAAACACACAGAAGAAAAGCCTCAAAATGAAGCATAGGAAACATGAGTTGCTTCCTCCCTTTTTTTCAGGGATCCTACTATTGAAAGGTGTTTTTGTTAAGTGTTGTTGGCACACTCTTTTTGTCTGGTTGAATTTCACtgtctaacatttttttttccttacaaaTTAGTTTAATCGCAAGCTAATTTGAGATgtttattatgtatttaaacaaagagttgttaaatataatataatatatatttttttacccttTTGTTGGAGGTTTTTCTCCTTCGGTGATATGATATCATATCACTACTACTATGTAATAACATAAGGGACACAGTCAAATATTGTTCACCAATTTGTCTACCGATTTGCGCTTCAACAcaatatgtgatatatatattagtttgtGCATTTCACAagataaaaagtttaatttataaagcaaagtttatgataataaatatttttaaacatataacttatatattttttagatgatgtataaattatattctatacttatgataaataatttatcttatAATATGTAATATCCTAGtttaaagaaaaacttaaaagaaatattcaatcatataactatataattttaattattaaattcctaaaaagaaatattcaatTAAATCTTAAAGAGCGTAGCTGTGTAGGTTATTCTTGTTCCAAAGCCCCAATGGCGGCACCGGGCACCGAGGAAGCTGTTAGTTGTGTTAGCAACAGCACACACTCAGCGATGGAAAACGACGACGAGCACAAGCTCCATAATCACACGGAACAAgtacaagaacaagaacaagaagaaaatgaagaagaagaagaggtttgGAGTTCTTCGGATTCTGAAATCGGTGAAGCGTTGGACTGGTTGGATTCGAAGGAGGAAGCTGAAGGCTCCTCCTTTTCCCTCACTTTGTGGCGCCCCAACGCTCACGGCGGTCACCACCACCATTCCTCCACTCTCCAACCTCTCGCCAATCGCAACCAGAAGTTCTCCCATCACATTCGTGCTTCACCCTTGGAGGTTTTCTTACATACCCTTTTGCTTCCTTTCGTgcataatttgtaaataaccaaatGCGTATTTCCTTGTTCACTCTAAACATCAAAAtggtcacttttttttattcgttTGTTCATTaaagtttgtatttttatcgTTTTAGGAATGTTCATAGACCactcaaattaaccaacaaggTTTGGGTTTAGCGTAATTGCTAGTTTTGCACAACGTGGCGAATCAAGGTTTGAATCCTCGCTGTGAGACGCGCCAACATTTAGCGTCTTACGCCGTGTCTGAAGGAGGATAATCGTAGGGGACCAAAAACATGCTAATTTCATTGTTTTAAGTTTGGGATAAGTTTAGTGCATTTGGTGGTGAACGTGATTCCCTCATTGTAGTTGTTTTCGTACCTGTTAGTGCGTGTTGTTCTTGTTCATTCACTAGAAACACTAAAGAGGTCTTTTTTTTTGCTCGGTtaaatatagaattttttttaattttatgatggtGCCATTGGTGCGTGGTCTTGACTTCTGAGTTCTATTTTGTTGACTCTCCACGATGATGTggatttgtttgaattttcgGTTGTGAGGTGATTCTATTCTTTGGGTTCTGTGGAGTATGTTTGTTTGGTTCGAATTTTAAGATAGATACTTGGTGGTGCAGGAATGGGAAGGGAGGATGAATGTTGGCATGTCTAATTCTGTGACCACAGCAATTCGTGGAAGTGTTCGAGACATGGCCATTGGGAAGACTAAAACTACTGAGAAAGCAGACCGGGCTACTGTTGAGCAGGTGAGTGGTGGTTATTTCATGAAATCCGGtacttaaatttctttttatttatatatatgattttgttctccataaaagaaaagaaattgtaCATGTTCAGAATTCAGACAGATATGTACGAGCCTTATTTTTTTGCTgatgtttttttaacaattactATGCAAGTAACTCTAAAGTTTCTTCCAGGCAATTGATCCTAGAACTCGCATGGTTTTATTTAAGATGCTGAACAGAGGTGTCTTTCATGATATCAATGGATGCATTTCAACTGGAAAGGAAGTATGTGATACACTTGAAGCTTTTGTTTACCTGtttgtttttatgatgatgacaTGGTTTGGATCATCGACTATATGTGATATCAAGACACCACATTTCCGTTTCTTACTTTGTTGTTTTCTAACAGGCAAATGTTTATCATGCAACTAAATCTGATACTCAAGAACTTGCAATTAAAGTATACAAAACATCTGTTCTGGTATTTAAGTAAGTACAACAGCTGTAGCTTGTTTCAGCTTCTTCTGTTGCTATAGATTGTATTGGAGGCTGAAATGTTTAGAAAGAATTATATAGGCagtcataaattattttctttttaaagaaaaaaactggGACATGTATTCAAGCataattttcttattgtttttgttttatcgTGCAAAGGTTTTGTCCATGTGCTGGATATTGCTATCCATTTCCTCTTCTATGCTTCTGTTCGTAATTAAATTGGGGGTTTATTCACTTACTGGGGCATGAGGTTTTTGATAATCTGTACTTCCTTCTGTTCTCTCTGTTTTTCTGTGTATAAAATATTGTTGAAGAATTTATAGAAATCTCTGGGCTTAGGATTGTTAATACTTTCTAGATAGATGTTCTTTTAATATATTCCTTAGATACATACAGCATGAACGCAGCTTGTAAATTGTAATGTATTTCTACTACATTGACTATAGACGAAGTTTCTTGATTCAAAGTTGTTTGTTTTATGAACTAAATTATATGATCTTATCGATAtcagggatagagatagatatGTGCAAGGAGACTTCCGGTTTCGAAATGGATACTGCAAGCATAATCCCAGGAAAATGGTAAAAACATGGGCTGAGAAAGAAATGAGAAATCTTATGAGGTTTGTATTTGTTCttatttcattctctttttctaCTAAAATGCTTGTAAAATTGAAGTACAATATACGTCATTGGGGGTATTGTTAATAATCCTTATTTGTAGGTTATGAATTGAAGTGCTATGGATCTTAGATAAGTTCCATAATGTCTTTTACTTGAACCAGGAACTTGTGTGCTTATCCTTTTAGGTGCAAGATCTTTTATGAATTTAGTGTTTCTCTGAAAGGAATTTAGTTTGTGTGCACTAGAGAGGAAGTgttttttgcatcaatttttctttctgtactacgttttctttttctgttaaaGTGACTCCTTTTTGTATGCATGCTGTGCATGTGGGTTTGTTCCTTTGGTTGTGTccaagagaaacaaaaagtttgatttcatgtTTGCCTGagttgtttctttattttaccCCCTCTATATTTGATTGCAGGCTTAAGGCAGCAGGAATTAGGTGTCCTACGCCATATCTTCTGAGGCTACATGTTCTGGTTATGGAATTTATAGGTATtacttttgttttgaattttagaGTATCATCTGGTGACTGATCAATGTGATTATGTGATcatttttagaatataattaGGTGTTCTACACCATATCAACTGTTTATGTGTGACCGATTGCTTTTGATTATCTATCAGTCTATAGTTGATTATATGGAATATCAGTGTATAAATCTCTACCATTGAATATGAAAAAATGATGAATAGTTTACTTGCTCTTTTCATTTGTATTGAAGGTGGAACTACTTGTAGTTACCCtcaataatatcaaatttattatcatcagttgtagaaattttaatttcttgctgCTGCATATATCATTTCATTCTGGTAATGCAGACTATTGTTTAAGTAGAAATtacaaatacaattttattgaagttctgttgtttttgttgtttctcaCAGGAAAATCTGGTTGGGCTGCGCCTCGTCTTAAAGATGCAGCTTTATCTTTAGACAAGTTGCGGGAAGGCTATGTTGAGGTTTGTCAAATCATTATTCATAACAGTATCTAATGATACTAGCATGGTTTTGTACTTAAAACCCTTTTGCAGGTGTCTTAAATATTATGCTGTTGGGATGCTATAATATAAGCTTCTTATTTAGGTTGTCAAAACCAAGAAGTTTATGGTCTAGAAGAGAAATGCTAGCAACACTCTCTAACATACTCTTTTGAAGACACTACTATTGTTTGAAATTTATTAGAGATCACAAAATTTTGTGGGTCCTTATTTGATTTGCATCATTCTTGATTTTGTAGTTTCCAataatttttaaccaataatataGATTGTGTTAGAATGAGTGTGTTGCTAGTACTCTTGTCTAGAGTGATTACTAAAAAAAGCTCACTAATATGGTTAatgtatgaaaattttatacTGTCTCTGGAGCATTTAAGGATTCTTAATGGAGACACTTCTGTCACACATTTCTTCTAGGTTTCATTCTTGATGGAAACCCTTCTCTTTTAGGTTTCTAAGGGTTTGAAGGTCTATTCCATGCATCGAATAATTAAAGTTGAAATCATGAGCATTTTTTGTTTCAGATTATTATTGCAATGCGGACATTGTATCAGAAATGCAAATTGGTGCATGGTGATCTCAGTGAATATAATATACTTTATTTTGAGGTGAACACCCCCTTTGCCAGTTTATATTTCATTGATTGAATGTGTCTTTCTGTCAATAGTTAATTCATATGGTCTTTATTTGTCACTTGTCAGGGTCACTTGTATATCATTGATGTTTCTCAAGCTGTTGATCCTGAACATCCTCATGCCCTTGATTTTCTGCGTGAAGATTGTGTTCATGTATCTGTGAGTATTTCCAATGGCTAGCTGTAAATTACAGATTTTTTGTCCACTTCCTTAATTGATGTGGGGATAATATGGAAAAAGTGTGATTAAGTAGCTTTTTGGCCTGCAGGACTTCTTTAAAAAGCATGGTGTAGCAGTCATGACAATAAGAGAATTGTTTGAATTTATTGTCGATGCATCCATTACTGATGATGCCGTGGATAGTTACCTAGAAGAGGTATTTggtatttgttttattattgttcATACTTTTTGAATAACTTAAAAGAGATCTTaatggttttcaaaatatttctaGGTGCAACAAAAAATTTTGGCGAGAGATGTGTCTGCTGAGGATGAGATTGCAGACTCTGTATTTGTGCAGGTAACTTGCCttgttattatcattaaataaatttcaaaacctGATCTTCACCTACATGGGGCTTATTCTCTAACACTCCCTCGAGTCTAACTGACTTGACTCAGTTGTGACTTGCCTTTAATCTTGCGTTGTGCTTCAAGTTTTGGTCTTAGAAGTCACAGATCTTGCTTTAATTTATTACTTGggtttgtgtt
It contains:
- the LOC100817637 gene encoding serine/threonine-protein kinase RIO1, which gives rise to MAAPGTEEAVSCVSNSTHSAMENDDEHKLHNHTEQVQEQEQEENEEEEEVWSSSDSEIGEALDWLDSKEEAEGSSFSLTLWRPNAHGGHHHHSSTLQPLANRNQKFSHHIRASPLEEWEGRMNVGMSNSVTTAIRGSVRDMAIGKTKTTEKADRATVEQAIDPRTRMVLFKMLNRGVFHDINGCISTGKEANVYHATKSDTQELAIKVYKTSVLVFKDRDRYVQGDFRFRNGYCKHNPRKMVKTWAEKEMRNLMRLKAAGIRCPTPYLLRLHVLVMEFIGKSGWAAPRLKDAALSLDKLREGYVEIIIAMRTLYQKCKLVHGDLSEYNILYFEGHLYIIDVSQAVDPEHPHALDFLREDCVHVSDFFKKHGVAVMTIRELFEFIVDASITDDAVDSYLEEVQQKILARDVSAEDEIADSVFVQSYIPKTLEDVKNAEEDVQRITSGKDTKDLYYQTITGLKHALSLTQTSQQKTQQQKSSPTKDSPVISDDKSNLLEDDAEGQSGKDEDDESDSEEDSCSESEVEDPADIKAARKEARKENKKKVKEEKREARKTKVPKAVKKRKKKLAKAKKTR
- the LOC100788569 gene encoding LIM domain-containing protein PLIM2c; the encoded protein is MSFTGTTDKCKACDKTVYVVDMLTLEGIPYHKNCFRCSHCKGCLTMSTYSSMDGVLYCKPHFEQLFKESGNFSKNFQTAKSSDKQNETHKTPNRLSSMFSGTLDKCSVCSKTVYPLEKMTLEGECYHKNCFRCAHAGCHLTHSSYAALDGVLYCRHHFQQLFMEKGNYHHVLQSANHKKNATQSPAEPAEPAAEGEEEPPKPEESDSEKHTEEKPQNEA